One Argentina anserina chromosome 6, drPotAnse1.1, whole genome shotgun sequence genomic window, CCGGTATattcatcaaatgaaatttGGATGTACGGGTAAACATATCCGAACATTTTGTTGGCATATATTTTAATGGGGGTTCGAAGTTGATAAGGAAAGATTTGCATTACCATGGCATATCCGAACATGACACTGGCAATCACCGAACCCAGTTGCGGCCACATTTCTcccatcttcatcatcttgaGGAAATTCAGAATCCTTCTCCGTGCTTAGTATCAAGATATGGCTCTATATATTGGAGAAGAGGGTCTCTTTTCTTGGTGACTAAGTTATAAAAAACCCCCACCAGCAGGCCTAGTagtttttctttatattatgGTTTACTTCAGCCTGCCTTGCTTGACAAATGAATCGCTTTCATGACTTCTATGGAAATTGCTTGCTGGAAGAAAAAGAGCAGTGTCTACCCAAAATACTGGTGGAAAAATCTACTCACCTTCACTTGAAATCGAGTGAAACATGATCCATGGGTCGGCTAGACTTTCAATACTCCGGAGCACTATTAAAGTAATATCAGTTGTATTTTTGGTTCACCTAGTATCTTGGTCATAACCACTGATCGTATAGATGGTGAACATGGAATGATTCTAATTTGCTATAGGGTTTTGTTTTCTGGTGTTGATTGATgagtatttaatattttgccGGGCCTGAAACATAGAGCTCTTTTACATCTTTGTCATGTGGGGTTGCAAATGTGGGGTGTGAATCAAATAGGGAAGATAAGATTTGTGAATGAACAAAGGTACTTGTGGTGAATTTTGTTTCTATTCAACACTAGTTGCTGCTTATTAataaagaaagatggttctggTGAAGTAAACAGAGAAACAAAAGTTGCACACGGCAAAGTAGAATTATTATTGGAATTGTTGAAATAGACATGGAGCTGGCAATAAACTTGTATGATTGACCAACTTGTTCAAGGGGCTACTTCATGTTTAACaccctcatcttcctcctctcttttttattttcctgaACTTGTTTGCTTCTTTCTGTCATTTTCTACATCGCTGATCATCCTCAGTTTTCAATCCATATGGCCTAACATAACAAGCTTTTTCTCATTATTTTTGGAGTCATGATGATGTAATATTCACTCATCTGAATGATCTCAGTGATAGAAATATTCTAATTTGCTGCatagtttttgtttcttctgtTTGAAATTTTTATTCTAGCCGGGGGGATCAGAATTTCTGCAAATTAGTTTTGGAGAAGTACGACTGGATTACATATTCCTTCTTTctaggatttatttttaccTTCTCCAGGTGTGATTTGGTgtgtttattttatatataaaagacCCCAACTCAGATATCCATGGGGCACAAATGGCAAAACGTTTAGACATGTCTACATATTACCGCCGGAAATCATCTTTAACATCCTTTCCCGACTCCCTGCCAAGGCTCTGATACGGTTCATGTGTGTTTGTAGAGCTTGGAATGCCACCATCCACGACGAAAAATTCATCAAAGCTCATAATGACCTCATGAAAACCAGCAGCCGTCGCGCGCGCCCTTGTACTTGTACCATCAGGACCACTGCCCCCTGTTTCAATCTCTTTCAATGGTGATGTATTTGGAAGCGCCGTGAAAGTTCAGCGGCCGGTGGAACATCCCATCAGGATGGTGAGTTGCTGCAACGGTTTAGTTTGGATTGAAGTTTATAATGCAGCGTCGATACTACATGATTTTGTAGTATGGAATCCGTCGATTCAACGACTGAAGAGAATATTCCTCCCACACCGATCGAGCTTCTGGCCTTAGTGGATTATGTGACACCGATCGAGCCTCCGGCACCAGTGGATTATGTGACATACGGGTTCGGGTACGATTCCACCAATGACGACTACAAATTTTTAAGAGCTATGATACGAATGGATTATACTTCGGAAGTGAGAATCTATAGCCTGAAATCCAACTCATGGAAAAAGATCCAAAACTTGCCTTACTCCGCCTTTAGGAATGCGTACGGAATATCTCACCTTTGTGAACGGTGCTCTACATTGGCTGATGGATCGCAACTTGATTGTAACTATTGATCTCGGAGCTGAGAAGTACGACTACTTTCCCGTTTGGTGCGGCTATGATCCATCAAACTTGTCGAAGGATATTTGTGTGTTTCAGAAACATATTTCATACTCATATGCATGATTTTTGGATTATGAAAGATTATGGAGTGGCAGCATCTTGGACTCGGATATTAACTATTGATGTGAGTAATATGCTTTGTTGGCATATGCCTGAGTTTCATTTGCAGTATTGGAAACCATTTGGACCGTGTTTAACAAACTCCTTGCTGGTATAAAACTTGGAGAGAAGGACATGCGAAGAAGTTGATATTCTCATTCCTTGTAGATTTAGATCTACTCTTTGCGAGGAAAACCTAAATCTCCTTGATGGAGATCTTGCACCAAGACGGTGATCAATAGAGCTTCTATTATGGTTTTGGTTTCGGAGTTCCAATCTTCTTATGAAAGAGTTTTCATTATGCTAACTTTCATAATTCGAATTAGAATCATATCATGCACATTATTCGCGGTTGACATAAACATCTATCTCCCTTTGAGATTTATGGATTGAAACAATTGAACACATTCATCTACCACCTTGCTACATGTCAAATAGGCTAAAGGTGTCAAATAAATAGTAATAAACTTTATATCAGCAGCTAGATTTTCCAATTGCACACATTCAAGACAGTCAAAACGCTTTGGATGTCAGAAGCCTTCAAAACAATGATAGAAACAAAGCTGGGGCAATTTCTCAAACATGAGCATCTTAACCTTCATAATACATTGGAAACAGGATGTTATCATGACATTCACAATATAATCTTGCCAATTTTATTTCCAATCCCATTGGAAACAGGATGATATCATGAAACAAAGCTCGTAATCGCATTCCTTATTAGCCACCAACCCTTCCATCACCATTCTAAGAATCTCAATTGAATTTAAGGAACCATTTGGACCGTGTTCAACAAACTCCCACCTGTCGATCTGAAGCTTTCTGGACTATTCCTTTCTGAATCAAGTGAGGCCGATTAATATCTCTACTCACTTTGTCTAAATGAGATGCCCAGGTATCATTAAAACTGCTACAGTGAGTATAATGAAACGTGAGACCTGCTTAAAGCCCATgatcaaattataaaaatgttgCATCATTTACTGAACCTTCAGCTACCATTCACAAAGAACAAACAGAGGTTCACCCAATAATGTTGCAGTTAATTTTATTTCACTGACGTTTACGAGAGACCAATTCACATAAAGGGCAACAGGACCCTGCTTTTATACATCAGATTTAAAAGGACATAGTTCAACAACAAGTACCACTCAAGCAAAACAATTACTTCAAGAAGAATAGGTCGTATTGTTTTCAAAAATTCAAGACAAGAACAtag contains:
- the LOC126797420 gene encoding LOW QUALITY PROTEIN: F-box protein CPR1-like (The sequence of the model RefSeq protein was modified relative to this genomic sequence to represent the inferred CDS: deleted 2 bases in 1 codon; substituted 1 base at 1 genomic stop codon), coding for MESVDSTTEENIPPTPIELLALVDYVTPIEPPAPVDYVTYGFGYDSTNDDYKFLRAMIRMDYTSEVRIYSLKSNSWKKIQNLPYSAFRNAYGISHLCERCSTLADGSQLDCNYXSELRSTTTFPFGAAMIHQTCRRIFVCFRNIFHTHMHDFWIMKDYGVAASWTRILTIDVSNMLCWHMPEFHLQYWKPFGPCLTNSLLV